The Brienomyrus brachyistius isolate T26 chromosome 9, BBRACH_0.4, whole genome shotgun sequence genome contains the following window.
GTGTGTTGTTGAgaagtgtgtgtttttataaaaAGGCCTTCAAGCTGTGTTTGAAAGTGTTACTGTACATCTAGAAATTTGCCTGCAACCTACACTTTCTGATGGTGAGGAATTCAGTTAAAGGAGGGTGAGGGATCCTGGGAACATGACTGGACTGAATGGGAATACTGGGGAGCAGATGGCATCTGCATAACATCAAATGGTGTCATCATCCTCTTGCAGGTCTCAAGTCCGAAGGGCTCTACAGGGTCTCCGGCTGCACGGAACATGTGGAGCACGTGAAGCTGGCCTTCGATCGAGGTGGGTGCATAACGACCtctcctgctgccccccccccccccccccgtcaaaaACGGGGAGATGCAGGAACAGGAGGCGGGTCAAGCTGGGCAGAGTCCGGGGTGTGTTTTAACACAAGCGGGTGGGTGTGGAGATGCGGGCAGCGTAACTCCGCTGTCACCTTGCAGAAGGAGAGAAGGCGGACATCAGCGCCCACATGTACGCGGACATCAATGCCATCGCCGGGGCGCTGAAGCTCTATCTGCGAGAGCTGCCAGTTCCCATCGTCACTTACGACGTTTACCCCAAGTTCATACATGCAGCAAGTAAGACAACTTTAGCGTGCAGCGAGCCACTAAATATATAGTCTGTATCTATTACAAGATATTAATGATAAGAACTTTCTTAAAAACACTGACACCCTGTActagataagcagttatggacaTGAACAGATGGATAGACTTTATTTGCGACATTGTGTTTTATAGTTTTGTTCTGCATGCACCTCCCAGTGTACAGTACGGGTGTTGTGTACAATCACAGTCCTGTtgtgctgctgcttgtttccatgGGGATGTGGGCCCTTCTGTAATGGCGGATTCCCTTTTGCAGAAATGCCGGATCCAAGCGCCAGACTGGCGGCTGTTCGCCAAGCTCTGCCCCTCCTGCCGGCCGCTCACCATGAGACACTACGTCACTTGCTGGCGCACCTGAAGAGGTGAGTCCGGGAGgcttcctgtcacatgactgccATTGCAGGACCACCGACGTTGGGGTTACTGATTGTTCCCTGGGAAACATTTTGTTTTCCGTCTTGATTTTGACAGCGTTTATTTTTCTGCTTTTCTGCTTTCCCCTTAGGGTCACCTTGTTCGAAAAGGAAAATTTTATGAATGCAGAAAATCTGGGTATCGTGTTCGGGCCGACGTTAATGCAACCACCGAGCCGCAACACTCTAGAAACTCTGAACGACACGCAGCACCAGAAATTAATCGTTCAGCTCTTGATCGAGCATGAAGACGTCTTGTTTTAAAGAATCAGAATGGAGTCACCTTTTAAAGACAGTGAAGTCACTGGATAATATTGTCATGGTGAGATTTTCAACACCGgtacaaatatttttaatttgatGTTGCACAATATGCATTGAAGCTTTTATGTGTAATTCCAACAGAGTTTTGGAAAGTGTGGTTTTCATagtatgcatgacagatttaatgcaaaaaaatatataaagaaaTCCACATGGGCAAGAAACGTACCTGAAGGATTTGACAGCTTAAATTGtgaagaaaaatatatacagtctgTCTATGGCCGCATTTCTCCAGCCGGTTCCTGGGGACCCCcaaacagtccatgtttttgctctgggagctgggagggagcaaaaatatggaccttctggggtccccgaggaccagctggagaaacactgctctgcaGGATGGTCCATGTGCAAACTGAGATGTCTTCTTTTCGGATTCTGATGACTTTTTTAAAATCAGGGTCTATTACAGGCCAAACGACTATGCATTGAATTTCCGATGTTAAGTAGTCAACTatgtaaaatgtttaaaatgcttAAAATGACAAACATCCATATTTCATCAGTTTTACAAAACAAGATTTATAGCACAATGAGTGCATGAGACAGAGGAGAGCCTGTTGCCTCCGGTCCTCTTAGGATATAGGCAGGAGGTTACTGTCACTTACATTGTCATACTGCCTCGCCTTTCTTTAATCACCTGGATTTTCCTTATCAgtccactgcaaaaaaaaaactcttcacCCACAAGAAAGGATTGTCCTTGTATCCCAGTGGTGACTTTATCTGGTGATTTGGTTAAAACTGGTTTATCTGGTTATTTGGTTAATATGTAATGAAACGAAATTtgctttcagatgttatttgcGTAAAGATCAAGTATGTTTTTAATTTActgaatggattttttttatttgatttattacatATGTCCCCAAAGTCATGACTCTGTGATTTCGAAGCATAATGACTCTCGCTTGTAAAAAGAAACTTGCCTTCAGATGTTTTTTGCATAAAGCTTAGGTGTGTTTTTAATCGTGTAAATGGGTTTTGTTTGTTAGAGATGTTAAATGTTTCCCCAAACTGACGACTGCTTCAAGTGACAGAGAATTCCGTGTCTCCTGAGATTCATGTGTGTGTCTTGGGGTAAATGCGGCATTACTCTGGTCCGAAATAAACCACCAGTTATCAAAAATGAATGGACAAAGTTTGGATAAAACTGGACTGAATCAGAGTGTTtcaaatgaatttatttattacaGGGAAGAAGTACTTTTAAAAATGTCAATAGTAGATAGTTCTGAACAGTCTATATTTAATAATGCATTTGGCatgattgtacattttattcaggGAATATGATAAATTTCCATACATCTACCGTCCCTATTTTTAATACAGAGCTGCAGTGAGTCTGGAACCTCTTCCAAGAATCTCAGGGTTGGGGGCCCGCAGTACATCGGGGGGGTCAGCAGACTATGCTTTTGcaccgtgggaggaaacacatgcaaactccacagccaGGGAGGCGAGGGAGGGAATGAAACCCACACCCCTGCAAGGGAGGGTCACAGGTGGGGTGACCATTTAATCCGTGTCAGGAGGGTCACCACGACCATTTCGATTAAAAGGGGCTGGATTtcacttgctgtgtgctgattggtcagtttccTATAATCATGCGTGTGTCACTATTGTCAATGTGAAGCAGCTGGatcagtctttcaatcaaggaaacaaagtaAAAGTACAAGACGAACCAAACAATTTAGCCGAAAGCAAGAACTTGTTCGGTTTTAAAGCAGAAGGTAAGAGCTGAAGTAGCTCATGTTCTCCCTCCTGACGTGGGTTAGGTGGCCACACTAGTCACAGAGCTAAGCCAGTAAGCCACACCTTTTAAAAGAAGAGGTAACTTCACAGAGAACGTCACATACTGCCCCTGTAGCTCAACAAGTAGAATAAGGTACTAATGACACAAAGGTTGTGGATTGAAATCCTACAGCAAATCAGTGGTGATCTTTCCTTCCACTGGaagctgctttggataaaagcgtgaTTCTTATGGAAACAAAAAGTGAAATTTACAGTGTTTCTCATCTCGCTCCAGACATGACACAGGTCTACAAGTAAAACAAGCCCAGATCAAACTTCTTTTATTTATTGGATAATTTGTTCTTAACAAAAGCTAAAAATAACCTAATGGGCGTTGAATCCTTCAAATTGCTTGAGATGATAAATGTCAGCGCTAAGTGATTACTTAGAGTGTCACAGCGATACTGACAAGGATACCTTGCTAGaagatgacggatggatgggaaaatgaatggatggatagatagatggatggatggagagatggatggatgctcacTTGAAATGTGAGGCACACCTGTCTCGGAACTGCATATATGTCTGTAATTAGAGATTTGATTGTCACCATACTGTACAAACTACAACAGTTTTTCATCACCTAGGCACAGTGGCCCAGCAGCTGGCATATTCAACATATCTTTTGCTCACTAGCTATATAATCTTGCTAATTATTCCACGTATATTTTGGCAGGTGACCTTGGCACTTCTCCAGAGCTTGATTTCTCCACTGTCAGCCGTACCCAGATTTGCTTTAAATAAACTTTGTTCGACAGCGCTTTACCTGCCAGTAGGACGGCCGAACAGGTGAGAATGAGCCAATCGGTGCGAAAGGAATGTTGCGCGTCCACAGGATATAACTAACTCGCAGGCTGGCGTTCACACATTTCTCTGGAAGAATTACCTGTCCAGCCAAGGAGGATCTAATATCACCTGGGAATATGCTTTATCACTGCAGATCGCGTCAATCTCGTCTCACTCCGTCGTAAACGGATTACCATCGCAGCCCCTAACATGGATTACATATAACCTAATACATTGTTAAAGGGAAGATATTTTCTCCGTACTAAGTTTCGGAGGCAGGCGTGACTAGTGCAGCCGACTGCAAGCAGGTGCGTGACTGTCGATCGCGTACGGTTTGTGGTTTCGTTTGTCACATTGTACGCATGTTTCGCCGGGTCATTTTTCATATTAACATAGGCCTACTGATAATAAAAGAATGACAGATTagtagaataattataaaaaactAAACTATTAAAAATTCTCTTTATGAGACTTTGAAACCAGCGAACCATCGTGATTTCTATGACATGAATATGAATATCTTATCATGTATAgcctattattattaattattattattgttatcgtAGATATTCCTACGACCGCTGAAGGAGATGGCAGAGAGAAGCCCCTGGTGGAAATCTTTGGTTAGGAAGAAAGTCTCTTCCAGGGACTCCGAAGTAACCCATAAGGAGAGCGGCCCGGAGAGCCAACCTGGTCCGGAGAAGATCCCGGCCGGCGGTGGCAAACCGTCCACGGAATCTAAGGAGAACAAGGACTCCAGCTTAATAAGCAACGAGACCTATGACGATTCGCAGTTTGAGCCCGTGTTTAATGAGAAAACGTGTCGGCGCACCTGGAAAGTTTCCCGTTCCGGACGTTTTAAAGAGAAACGGAGAATAAGAGCCACGCTACCCGAAAATAACAACTTCTACGAAGGAAACAGCGCGTCTGGCAAAGAGACCTTCCGCTGACGGGGAACCCCGGCTGCTTTCTGTGTGTAATGAAAACTGAGATGCATAGATGTGCATTATATAGGCCCATATACATACTTCCGAACAAAAATGACATAGGAATTCCCCGAGGAGTAGCCTAATGCCTTTAATTAAACGCACATTATTTAGTTTACTGAACAATTTGTGGCTCCTCTAAAGAAGACCAAGGGACACAACGTACACTAAAATAACCCAAATATAGGCCTGTTTCTGTTTTAGTATATTACATTACTTTTTGTATGTTAATAGGCTGTTATTTATTATAGAGTAGATATATTGGTGGTGAGATGTCATTTCAGTAATTATATGAAGGACATACTATGAAGAATTGCTATGGGCAAGAGTGTAAATGAAGGGTGAATATTTATTCTGTCAATTTTCTTCTTTACACAATATATTACACAATTCACAGCAGAGTCAGTTCAAACCTTAGAAATGCACACTAAACTAAATGTGCAACCTTTTCTTTTAACTTTGTCGCCATGCAGTTTTAATTACAACGATTGTACTTTTTACTTGTGTTAATAAAATGAAGAGAGCTTTACGttagtttatatttaaatttccaTGACTTAAACACATTTGTTGAACAAAATTTTAACCTTCCTTTCGTGATTCATCTGTGATTTAAATCTCTGATGTATTTTAATGGTTTTTTTCCTGTATGCATGTCAATGAACTGTGTAATTCTGTATTGAACAGAAAAGCTTATGCCCAACCCATTCTCTCTTTTAATCTCCTCTGAAAGTGCAGCTAGATGTGAATGGTATTCTGAAAATCAATGACTAGACAGCGCTGATACATTCCCTGGCCTTTGTGTGTGTAAATATGTGTTCTTTTAAATGTGAACCCCTTTCATCCCCTGCTTTACTCACATTCTTGCTTCAATATGTTCTTTCGTGGTAATATTTGAGTGAAAGAAGAGGCTTACATCTTCTGCTGAACAAACTTGTACTGAATGTCCTTCTGGAACATAGTAACTAAGAGCTGAATCTGATGTAAATATTACTCAAATGACCGAATAAATTTACTTCAGTGAGAACAAGCACAACTGAAGCTGTCATTCCCAgttcataaaaaataaatcagaagTTGTACTGATACACAATTTAACTTGGAAAGTGTGTGCCACCTTCAAACTGAAAGGATAAATCTTAtctgttttcattttctgttcttTCTGAGCACTGCCAAAAGTGAAGGGTTATGGAAGTTGCTGGCGTGGTAACATATTGTTAGGGTTACTGTAAGCAAACCATTAAATGTTCTGGTCATGCCGACTGGTTTGGGCCAAGGTCAAAGTCCGGTACTGCCCCCTAGGGCACTAGAGAGGTcatttcagtttttcttttttgacatttttttttcttttaatcaaaCTAAATGAATGACTGCTTATGAGCAATGGGTTATGAATTCAGTTATGAATTCCCATGCAGGAAGTTCTGAGGAGTTTAAACAAAATAGCCAAGAACAAGAAAATACATGAACCTGGAACCAATTAAGTCAGTCTTAGGACTTGAAATCCCCAATGTATTAAGCTGATGGAGCTATTTATATCCAGCTTAACACAAATACCTCTCCTCATTTTGTTGACCACAACATCATTCTGCCATTTCTCACAGTGTCCATTAGCTCACGTGTGAGAAGCGAGATGTTTCTATCCAACGCCGTCTGTCTCCATGCCTGCCCATCAAGCTTTAAACTAGTAAGTCTAAACCACCATGTCAGTATCTCTCAGTGAATGAGTATAACGTGCTAACGGACCACGTTCAAACCAAAGAAGGTGTCAGTTGGGCGAGACAGAACACGGTTGGCTAAATGAATTACAAGCAGTTCCTATGACTGACAGGCAACTCATACTTAAGAACAAATGGCCACAAAGcctattaaataaaaaattctggtTAAATTCAATGGTTCATAAGTTCACGCACTATTTTGTGATGCTAATGAACACATCGTGCAGCTTCAGCGGTTCATCGGCtcgaggtacagtacagtattgcCTGTAGTTACTTTATTCAGTACAGTACTGTCTGTAGTTACTTTATTCAGTACAGTATTGCCTGTAATTACTTTGTTCAGTATAGTACTATctgtagttacttttattattactgtatatttattactattgggATGTCCTGTATTATTATTCTTGCGACTTACCAAATTTGATTGAAAGACAGACTGGGATCATGTCGACTGCCTGCAATCGTTTCCACAGGTATCCCATTccaggtgtccccctgcctgtcTGGAACAGACTCCAGGTGACCCCGACCAAGATAGGCAATTAAAAGGTGGATGGGCGGTTCAAAGAATAAGTGCCAGTTTTTGTATATAGAACATTTCACAAAAGGCTTTGTGAACAGCCCAAAGAAAGCAGGGGGTGAGAGTGCTCAGTTAAATGCATGATGCATAAACCTTATACACAATATCCATTTAACAACATTTTAATTCTATCATATTATTTGTTCCATATTTGGAGGATTCGTGTGGATAAGTCTATAGCCTTGCACACTAACTCAGTTCTGTCAGTGTGCAgtttgtttgtgtgcgtgtgtatgaattatgtttatattacattgtggggaccaaaatgtccctcacaatgtaataaaaacctgattTTTTTACATTGTGTGGACTGTTTTTCAGGCTGATCtgagaatgcaatcaaaaaactaaaaatgccaaaagtcttgtatttttacTTGGTTACTTAGGGTTAGGATaaggggctgggtaggggttaagagtccccacaaagatataattatgaacctgcgtgtgtgtgtgtgcgtgtaaggGATCCCATTGCACTAAGTGttccctgtacttcctgggataGCCTTTCCACGACACTACCTTCAATGAcagataaagaaaaaaaaaacatcaacagaCATACGGGGAAATCCAAATCTGACGTCACTGCTCAGCGGTCTTCCCACATCAGAGGAGCAGTGCCACCTTGTGGCTTCAAGACACAAATGCAGAGCCAAATTATTCTCACGCGGATAATTTATTCTAGTAAAAAGCTTAAAAATGTAGTATAAAAGCAGGGTgcctattaaaaaaaatatgttaaGACACAAAGATCAACATCCTCAGTCAAACGGAAAGGAAAAACTGTCAAAAAGAAATGTCTGGAAGCTTGAAATGGTTTCGTCCGTCACATCCAAAGACACTTCGACAGGAATTCATCAAACCCAAGTACATATCGAATGTCACACCCGTGTTTGTAACAACACCCAGGTTTACAGTCAAAACTACCAAAATGATCCTCTGAGATGTAAGAACTCCATTATTGTCTAGAGTTCATCGTGTTTGTAGGTAAATTCTCTAGCTGATATGTACCCATCTTTGTCCTCATCTTCCTTGTTGAATATATCTTCAACCATAACCTCATGGTGGGTGTCGTTGGAGGGGTAGCCGTGCTTCTCGAACTCTTTCCTCAGGTACTCCTTCACCTGTCAGAAGCATTTTCAACTTGGCATCAAAGACAAAAATGCAAAGAGACCTAGAAACCTGATGGTAAAGCATAAACACacgggacaccccccccccccccccttctcacaAGGCAGCATCGCAGAGGCTCACCTCTGCTTTGGACAGCTTCCAGTCGTCATTAAGATCCATCTCCTGGAACGACTCGTGAGACCTCGGCCCATTTCGGATTTCCATGATCTCTATGTCAAAGATCAGTGTACTTTCCGGAGGGATTTTTCCTAAGTAGACAAGGTTTCACCTGAATGAAAATACTTTATATTTGGCTGTAAATGTAACAAGCAACCGTCTCCAGTTATTATTTGAAACGAAATGACCCTTTATtcgccatttgcacaagtacaggcaCGTGGAATGAATATTACTGCATATCCCATCCTGCGTGCCTTCGAAGGACCCTGAGTACATGGACAGGCCATTTATTTAGCCCATCCAGAACATTTATTTTCTTGGGGGGGGAGAGTTAGAGGACTTGCTGGAGAACCCCGTGGAGATGTGAGTATTTTGCCAAGGCTTGAATcagtaaccttctgatcacagatacagaaacTTAACCCACTCAGGTACACACAACCCCCGCCCACTAAATGTACATAATACTACTCATGTGTTAATGAATTTCTGATAAGATACTTTACCTTTCCCTTCTTTCCCATATGCAAGGGAGGGGGGGACAGTCAGTTTTCTCCTCTCCCCTGTGCACATGTCCTGCAAACCCTTGTCCCAGCCTTTAATCGCTTCTCGGATACCCAAGGTGAACCATATCGGGTGCTTATCGCCATAGGTGCGGCTGCCAAGGGGCACACAGATTCAGCAAAGCATTTTAGGTGAACACCAGTGTTAAACGTTCTCTGCCTAACTGTTAGGAGCATCAAGGCCTTATTTCAGGTCTATATGATCACCCCCTGCACGTGGTTGTACGCGATTTAGCAATGATTTAAATACTAAATTGTCAAACATATCTTCTGAAGAGTATTTTACTACGATAAGCAAGTGGCGAATGGAGAAGTAAATGCAGCAATTATAAAACTAAATGTAAAATGATAAAACTAGTAATCAGTTAACTTTACCAATGCTTATTACACGATCTAAGACCACATATCTCCAGGTTCGGCAGGACCCAGAACTGGATAGCATACAATTTGGTTGACTGACTAACTGGTGTCAGCAGCATCGTCTTCTTTGGATAAACAAGTTGCCAATTATTGCCGAACCAAGTCGATATTTCACCTGGAATGGAACATGGTGCCATTGCTCTCCAAAAATCCCTCGTAGTGCACCAGCAGCATATCCCCGTACTTGGACTTgcggtggcagaggaaaggtTTGTGTAAAACCTCGATTTTCACCTCCGGCTCTGGAAGTTTTGCTCCAGTGACATATAAGAAGAATGATGTGCAAAGCCAACTGATACATGCAAGTAACATTTTACGTTAAGAAAACGTCTGTTGATAGTTTGTCTGTATTTCAAGTATGAAGGTCCCCCGGCCGCTACTCCTATAACCGCTACCCGAATACGTGGCAGCCCTAGCATTTTTCAGGACGGGATATTTTTGTTTCAGACACAGTCCTTCAGTTTGCGAGAAAGACCCACATTGCACCCCATTGGCTGAAATGTAAGGAAGGCAACGCCTTAAAATAAAGATTAGCTTTTTAATTGGATATAACTCCTGCTAATTTTATTGACCACGCCCATTCTCTCAGCAAGAGCCCCAAATGATCCCTATATTATAGTAAATTGAGCTGAGTTTAACGTATTACATATAGGTAAAGACGTGAGATGCGTTTATGCTTTGTTTTATATGGTGaatactttttaatttcttaATCGCAGCTTGACAGACTTAAAACCCCGGGTGGGGGCAATGGGGAACGCAGACGGTCGTGAGAGTAAAGTTTTTCAAAACAGTCTTAAAAATTAAATACTTGTCGGTTTGCTGTGAAGCCTGGTTTTGCTTTGCCCGACGCTCAGTGTAGGAAATCCACCATCTTTAGTTCTGTCATTTTTATACGTTAAATTTGTGTGAAGTACGAAAATAGGGCGGGACTTCGCATGTACGTAGCATTCACGAAGACTTTACGCCCACAAGCAGCGTAGCGGTTGTAAGAGGAGAGCCGCTCACTCAGAAAGTTACGGAATTTGTGCTGCCGAATTAAATGAAGACCGGAGGATGAGTGAAGCTTTCCTCACGTTTCAACAATGACCTGCGACAGATAAACAACATAAATCATGGAAGGAATGCTTTATAAGTGGACTAATTATATAAGTGGTAAGTATGGTGACGCTTGCTAACTAAACGTAAGTGTCGTGAACGTGAAAAACGTTTGATGTTTGtagctaaccagctagctaaaTACTGTAAATACTGAGATACCTTGTTACTTAGCTCTACTTTTTATTTCGTCCGAATCGTGATGCTCAAGACAGGAAAATAATAGACATTGGATTTAAGTTTAAACGAGCTAAATTAGGAAACCTTCATTTCGTATCCAATTTCTTCGCGAATTTTCCAAATTTGTTCTGtaagtttatttttttagttGACCCAAAACATTGCCTTGTTTTCTCATTTAGACAGCTCTCTTGTGTAGCATCTAATCCAAGTATAGAAAATCTATTGCCAAGGAGATGTCTTTATGCGGCTAAAGTCGGACATGTTTGCATTCATAAAATACAACTTTGGTCGTCTGTGTTGATGACTGAATGATTAGGGGAGGCAGGGCACCTAGTACTGGTTTGACAGGATAAACGACTGACAACATTGCCTTAAGCAAGATAAGACCCGCGTCGAGTGTCTCTAAAGGTCATGGGGACAGCTAACCGCATAGATATGCAGCATGTGACCAATAGCTCCTGGTTTACTGATGTGAAAAATGTCTTGTTTAGGTTGGCAGCCCCGTTGGTTTGTGCTTGAAGGAGACACACTGTCTTATTATGACTCTCAAGAGGatgtttggaaaggctgcaagGGCAGTATCAAAATCTCTGTGTGTGAAATACAAGGTACGAGCATCTCGGCAATGTATCACGTTTCATTAAGTTGGGTGTATTTTTCCACTCGAGTGACTACACTTTCTGGTGCTTTATTCCAGTTCACTCCTCAGACTCTACCAGGGTGGACCTAACCATCCCAGGGGAACAATATTTTTATCTCAGAGCCATCAATGCTGCACAACGGCAGAAGTGGTTGGTTGCCTTGGGAACTGCAAAGGCTTGTCTTACAGACAACCGGACCAAGAGAGAGAAAGGTGAGCTCCTGTGTGCTAACTGTCCCCGGTCACTGCTGTGTCCCCTGCCTACCCTTCAGTCCCTCTACAGCCAAAGCTCAGTACTGTTTCCCCACTCAGTGGTTCTCTGATTATTTCTAATCACATTCTTTCAAACCAGCTACTGTTCTGTTTATAGCTATTTACGACCTTCGAAGCTCACCCAGCTTCTCtgattttttctctctttagaGCTTCAGGAGAATGCAGAAGCCTTGAAAATCAAGATGTCTGAGCTGCGGATATACTGCGACCTTCTCCTTCAGCAAGTCACCAAGATCAAGGATGGCTCTCAGGCTGAGCTATCAGCCCCTGCGGCAGAGGTGAGGTAGGGCCACTGGAGTTATGGTGTACGCCGTTCATTCTGGGTTTTCACGGCTCTTTCCCTGGAGGCGGAGGAGGGTGAAGCGGTGGGGACCCTGGTAAGaaccacctgcaccaccttcCTGAAGACACTTGAGGAGTGCATGCTGATCGCCAGCCGTACCTTCAGTTCTGATCTTTTGACCCCACCGGCGTCTCCTCCAGTTCTGACCATCAAACCCCACAAGGTGAGACCACAACTCAGGGACCACGCAGCAAAGGAAAatgccatctttttttacattaaATTGTCTGCTTAATATCTTTGAATGGTGCTttaattttaaacttattttgcaCTTTTTAAATTTCTTGTAAAAACCGGAAGCGCACTAGTACGACACTGTGCAGACAACGTGCTTTTCACAGAGGTCTATTCCCAAATAACAGTTGCCTAAATAatggaatattttaattcacatTATTAGAATGTACTACGTCACTGAGGAAAGTAGTATAAATAGTATTTGCGTTAGTCATTTAA
Protein-coding sequences here:
- the LOC125748872 gene encoding proline-rich protein 15-like, giving the protein MAERSPWWKSLVRKKVSSRDSEVTHKESGPESQPGPEKIPAGGGKPSTESKENKDSSLISNETYDDSQFEPVFNEKTCRRTWKVSRSGRFKEKRRIRATLPENNNFYEGNSASGKETFR
- the fkbp14 gene encoding peptidyl-prolyl cis-trans isomerase FKBP14; protein product: MLLACISWLCTSFFLYVTGAKLPEPEVKIEVLHKPFLCHRKSKYGDMLLVHYEGFLESNGTMFHSSRTYGDKHPIWFTLGIREAIKGWDKGLQDMCTGERRKLTVPPSLAYGKEGKGKIPPESTLIFDIEIMEIRNGPRSHESFQEMDLNDDWKLSKAEVKEYLRKEFEKHGYPSNDTHHEVMVEDIFNKEDEDKDGYISAREFTYKHDEL